The Arachis hypogaea cultivar Tifrunner chromosome 16, arahy.Tifrunner.gnm2.J5K5, whole genome shotgun sequence genome contains a region encoding:
- the LOC140180046 gene encoding NADPH HC-toxin reductase 1-like, with product MEKREWKVCVTGGGSFIGSYLVNKLLQKGYIVHATLRSLKDAKTGILRGFPEAKEKLVLFEADLYSPHQFEAAIQGCDFELYENTQY from the exons ATGGAGAAGAGGGAGTGGAAGGTATGCGTCACCGGCGGTGGCAGCTTCATTGGTTCTTACCTCGTTAACAAGCTTCTCCAAAAGGGCTACATAGTCCATGCAACCCTTAGAAGCTTAA agGACGCAAAGACAGGCATTCTGAGAGGGTTTCCAGAGGCAAAAGAAAAGCTGGTGCTATTTGAGGCAGATTTGTACAGTCCACATCAATTTGAGGCTGCAATTCAAGGCTGTgactttgaattatatgaaaataCGCAATATTAA
- the LOC112758423 gene encoding NADPH HC-toxin reductase 1 translates to MERRGRRCKVCVTGATGYVGSYLVKKLLEKGYTVHATLRDIKNESKVGILKNIPDSQGKLFLFEADIYNPADFDPAIQGCEFVFHVATPLNHEPGSSQYKNTVEAALAGSKTIFMSCLRSGTVKRLIYTASVLSSSPLKEDGTAFKDFVDETCWTPLNDSLSYVYHDDHHKDYTYSKTLTEKEMLSYNNNENGCGGLEVVTIPCGLIGGDTIQSFASGSIAVCLSLITGNSETYKSLKFLESLLGKVPLVHIDDVCEAHIFCMENSSMKGRFLCASSYVSIAEIAGYYIQHYPEFNVKQEYVEGKKVDVKWGSTKLCEKGFVYKYDTKKILDDTIECARRIGYL, encoded by the exons atggagagaagaggaagaagatgcaAGGTTTGCGTAACAGGAGCCACTGGTTACGTTGGTTCTTACCTGGTGAAGAAGCTCCTAGAGAAGGGTTACACCGTGCACGCCACTCTCAGAGATATCA AGAATGAATCCAAGGTGGGGATTCTCAAGAACATTCCAGATTCCCAAGGGAAACTTTTCTTGTTCGAAGCTGATATTTACAACCCCGCTGACTTTGACCCTGCCATTCAGGGATGCGAGTTCGTCTTCCACGTGGCTACTCCCCTCAACCATGAACCCGGTTCTTCTCAGTACAAGAACACGGTTGAAGCAGCACTTGCAGGCTCCAAAACCATCTTCATGTCTTGTCTCAGATCAGGGACTGTGAAGCGCTTAATCTACACAGCTTCtgttctctcttcttctcccttgaAGGAAGATGGAACTGCTTTCAAGGATTTCGTCGACGAAACTTGCTGGACCCCTCTCAATGATTCTTTATCATATGTCTACCATGACGATCATCATAAG GACTACACTTATTCAAAGACACTAACAGAGAAAGAAATGTTGAGCTACAATAACAATGAAAACGGTTGTGGTGGATTAGAGGTGGTAACAATTCCATGTGGTCTTATTGGTGGGGACACCATTCAATCCTTTGCATCTGGTAGCATTGCAGTTTGTCTTTCACTGATCACAGGAAATTCAGAGAcctacaaatcactcaaattttTAGAATCATTGCTGGGGAAAGTCCCTTTAGTGCATATTGATGATGTATGTGAAGCTCACATCTTCTGCATGGAAAATTCCTCAATGAAGGGAAGATTCTTGTGTGCAAGTTCCTATGTTTCAATAGCAGAGATTGCTGGTTATTACATTCAACATTATCCTGAATTCAATGTCAAGCAAGA ATACGTGGAGGGGAAGAAGGTGGATGTAAAATGGGGTTCAACAAAGCTGTGTGAGAAGGGATTCGTCTACAAATATGACACCAAAAAGATATTGGATGATACCATTGAATGTGCTAGAAGGATTGGTTATCTCTAA